CATTATTCATAAGGAATTAAAATCGATCGGTGCAGAAGGTGGATTGATTGCCATAGACCGATTCGGAAATATTGCAACTCCGTTTAATTCGAATGGTATGTACAGAGCCTGGTCTAAGAGAGGGGAAAGAGAAATTAGGATTTATAACGAATGAATGCGCTTAAATGAAAATGATAAGCTAAGCTTAATGCTGAGTTAACAAGTTTTCAGGAAGATAGGATTCAAACTGATTGATGCGTAAAATTTTGCGCAGCCAATAGTCAGATGCTAGGATGTTTTCATGAATTACTCCTTTAGACGAAGTACTATGTATAATGTATAATTCATTTTTTTTATTGCTACAGATCAGTCCGACATGGCTCACTTGATTCTTAGTACCAAAAAATATGAGATCCCCGGGCTTGGCAGCATCGAGATCAATTTCCGTTCCCTTGTTTATTTGGTCTCGTGAGCTGGGTCCTATGCTTAATCCGGTTTTTGAAAAGAGAAATTGTACCAAACCGCTGCAATCGAAACCATCTGTATTTTTTCCAGCACGTTTATAGGGCGTCCCTAACAATTGCATTCCATTCGATAGAATGCTTTCTCTCATTTTCCAGGGATCATTTTCGTTTAGTTTTTGATCGCCAACGACTACTTTGGGCGCGGAACATGAAATACAGAGACAAACCACCAAAGCCAAGCAGCCTTTAAGGCCAGGATATGTATGTCGTAAAATAAGGATAATATTCATACAAGCTGCAATATAATAAGATTATACATATTAAATAAATATTTAATATATTTTTAACTATCTGGAAAGCAGGAATGATATAACGCCTTAGGAGCAGCTTTGTTTAAACTCGTTATGATGCTTATTTGAATTCAAACAGGTCCCGGTCTTTGAGAAAAGGGTAGGCCCGGCGATATACCTGGAGCGAAGCAAGATCCAGTTCAAGCTGAGCGATGCCATGGGCTGAATTTAGATGGACCATAGGTCTTCCTTCAAAATCATAGACTGCAGAATCCCCCTTATAGTGAATTCCCATTTCATCACTTCCAATTCGATTGACGCCTGCCACAAAACTTTGATTTTCGATAGCCCTTGCTGGCAAAAGGCTATTCCAGGCAAGTTCTCTTTTTTCAGGGAAATTGGCAACAAACACGATGAGGTCGGCGCCATCTTCATTTCTGCACCAAACCGGAAACCTCAAGTCATAGCAGATATAAAATGCAATTTTCCAGGAATTGAGCTCAAGTATCATTTTGCGTGAGCCCGGGCTATAGTGTTGATGCTCGTTGGCCAGGGTAAAAAGGTGCTTTTTATCATAAAACGAGGCTTGGTCACTTTTGGCTCGGACTGCGATTAAGCGATTATAAAATTTAGATTCTTCCTTGATGATGAGACTCCCTGCAACAGCGCAATTAAACATGTCTCCAATTTTTTGCATCCAAATGCGCGTAGGTCCGTCC
The genomic region above belongs to Saprospiraceae bacterium and contains:
- a CDS encoding C40 family peptidase, with protein sequence MNIILILRHTYPGLKGCLALVVCLCISCSAPKVVVGDQKLNENDPWKMRESILSNGMQLLGTPYKRAGKNTDGFDCSGLVQFLFSKTGLSIGPSSRDQINKGTEIDLDAAKPGDLIFFGTKNQVSHVGLICSNKKNELYIIHSTSSKGVIHENILASDYWLRKILRINQFESYLPENLLTQH